A part of Amycolatopsis lurida genomic DNA contains:
- a CDS encoding AMP-binding protein translates to MPDAPAVPASRHAFPPRTPQRSYTSGISDTPLLGDTIGDNFDRTVAAFGDRDALVDRAAGKRWTYTELAAEVDALALGLLDLGIAKGDRVGIWSPNRWEWTCVQYATAKIGAILVNINPAYRSHELEYVLNQAGIKLIVAAKSFKTSDYAGMIAEAGPKCPALDHVVLLESAEWTSLLENGRDADPARLAERQGELSADDPINIQYTSGTTGFPKGATLSHHNILNNGYFVGELCNYTEADKICIPVPFYHCFGMVMGNLAATSHGACMVIPAPAFEPKATLEAVAAEKCTSLYGVPTMFIAELADPDFTSHDLSSLRTGIMAGSPCPVEVMKQVIHRMGMAEVSICYGMTETSPVSTQTRADDSVERRVSTVGRVGPHLEVKVVDPETGLTVPRGEPGELCTRGYSVMLGYWEQADKTAEAIDTARWMHTGDLAIMDADGYVNITGRIKDMVIRGGENLYPREIEEFLYTHPDILDAQVIGVPDEKYGEELMAWVRMREGAEPLTAEAVREFCEGKLARYKIPRYVHVVDEFPMTVTGKVRKVEMRAESISILGLEKAAATKHA, encoded by the coding sequence ATGCCCGACGCCCCCGCAGTACCGGCTTCGAGGCACGCCTTCCCGCCGAGAACCCCTCAGCGCAGCTACACATCGGGAATCTCGGACACCCCGCTGCTGGGGGACACCATCGGGGACAACTTCGACCGCACGGTCGCCGCCTTCGGTGACCGGGACGCGCTCGTCGACCGCGCCGCCGGGAAACGCTGGACCTACACCGAACTCGCCGCCGAGGTGGACGCGCTCGCGCTGGGCCTGCTCGACCTCGGGATCGCCAAGGGCGACCGCGTCGGCATCTGGTCGCCGAACCGGTGGGAGTGGACCTGTGTCCAGTACGCCACCGCGAAGATCGGCGCGATCCTGGTCAACATCAACCCGGCGTACCGCTCGCACGAACTCGAGTACGTGCTGAACCAGGCCGGGATCAAGCTCATCGTGGCCGCGAAGTCGTTCAAGACCTCGGACTACGCGGGCATGATCGCCGAAGCGGGACCGAAATGCCCGGCGCTGGACCATGTCGTGCTGCTCGAAAGCGCGGAGTGGACGTCGCTGCTGGAGAACGGACGCGACGCGGATCCGGCGCGGCTCGCCGAGCGCCAGGGGGAGCTGTCCGCGGACGACCCGATCAACATCCAGTACACCTCCGGCACCACGGGTTTCCCCAAGGGCGCCACGCTGAGCCACCACAACATCCTCAACAACGGTTACTTCGTCGGCGAACTCTGCAACTACACCGAAGCCGACAAGATCTGCATCCCCGTGCCCTTCTACCACTGCTTCGGCATGGTGATGGGCAATCTCGCGGCGACCTCCCACGGCGCGTGCATGGTCATCCCGGCGCCCGCGTTCGAGCCGAAGGCCACGCTCGAAGCCGTCGCAGCCGAGAAATGCACGTCGCTGTACGGCGTTCCGACGATGTTCATCGCCGAACTGGCCGACCCGGACTTCACTTCCCACGACCTGTCCTCGCTGCGCACCGGCATCATGGCCGGCTCGCCGTGCCCGGTCGAGGTGATGAAGCAGGTCATCCACCGGATGGGGATGGCGGAGGTGTCGATCTGCTACGGCATGACCGAGACGTCGCCGGTGTCCACGCAGACGCGCGCGGACGATTCGGTGGAGCGGCGGGTGTCGACGGTCGGACGGGTCGGGCCGCATCTGGAGGTCAAGGTCGTCGATCCGGAGACCGGGCTGACCGTGCCGCGCGGCGAACCCGGCGAACTCTGCACCCGCGGGTACTCGGTGATGCTCGGATACTGGGAGCAGGCAGACAAGACGGCCGAGGCGATCGACACGGCGCGGTGGATGCACACCGGCGACCTCGCGATCATGGACGCCGACGGGTACGTCAACATCACCGGCCGGATCAAGGACATGGTCATCCGTGGCGGTGAAAACCTGTACCCGCGCGAGATCGAGGAGTTCCTCTACACCCATCCGGACATCCTCGACGCGCAGGTCATCGGCGTCCCCGACGAGAAGTACGGCGAGGAACTGATGGCGTGGGTCCGCATGCGCGAGGGCGCGGAGCCGCTGACGGCCGAAGCCGTGCGGGAGTTCTGCGAAGGGAAGCTGGCGCGCTACAAGATCCCGCGTTACGTCCACGTCGTCGACGAGTTCCCGATGACGGTCACCGGAAAGGTGCGCAAGGTCGAGATGAGGGCGGAGTCGATCAGCATCCTCGGGCTGGAGAAAGCGGCGGCGACGAAGCACGCCTGA
- a CDS encoding metallophosphoesterase: protein MHDDQPASPTYVVGDVHGHRDELAEALREKGLIDSDDDWSGGEATLWFLGDFVDRGPDGVGVIDLVMRLERQAAAAGGHCGTLLGNHEILLLGMYHFGDTEVPSDFGPRSFARSWEINGGLLEDQDRLTPQHIEWLTTRPMLTLAADHLLMHSDTLEYLDWGEDIDGINARGREILEGSDIQAWWDVWRRMTTRYAFRGPDGADVAQQVMDRLGGVRIVHGHSVIADQLGIHPAQIEGPYLYAGGKALGIDGGLFVGGPCLIVSLPWEPED from the coding sequence ATGCACGACGATCAGCCCGCGTCCCCGACCTACGTGGTCGGTGACGTGCACGGACACCGGGACGAGCTGGCCGAAGCGCTCCGGGAGAAGGGGCTGATCGACTCCGACGACGACTGGTCCGGCGGGGAAGCGACCCTCTGGTTCCTGGGTGACTTCGTGGACCGGGGGCCCGACGGCGTCGGCGTCATCGACCTGGTGATGCGGCTGGAGCGGCAGGCCGCGGCGGCGGGCGGGCACTGCGGGACGTTGCTGGGCAACCACGAGATCCTGCTGCTCGGGATGTACCACTTCGGCGACACCGAGGTGCCGTCCGACTTCGGTCCGCGCAGCTTCGCCCGCAGCTGGGAGATCAACGGCGGGCTGCTCGAAGACCAGGACCGGCTCACTCCTCAGCACATCGAATGGCTGACTACCCGCCCGATGCTGACGCTGGCCGCGGACCACCTGCTGATGCATTCGGACACGCTCGAGTACCTCGACTGGGGCGAGGACATCGACGGGATCAACGCGCGCGGCCGCGAAATCCTCGAAGGCAGCGACATCCAGGCCTGGTGGGACGTCTGGCGGCGGATGACCACGCGCTACGCCTTCCGCGGCCCGGACGGCGCGGACGTCGCGCAGCAGGTCATGGACCGGCTCGGCGGCGTGCGGATCGTGCACGGGCACAGCGTCATCGCCGATCAGCTCGGAATCCATCCCGCGCAGATCGAGGGGCCGTACCTCTACGCGGGCGGAAAGGCGCTGGGGATCGACGGCGGGTTGTTCGTCGGCGGCCCCTGCCTCATCGTGTCGCTGCCCTGGGAACCCGAAGACTGA
- a CDS encoding HAD family hydrolase — protein MGITVGFDLDMTLIDPRPGMVAVMNALGVESGLPLDGEFFAANLGPPLDASLRGFGAPEERIPELVTRFRAMYPDTVVPVTVALPGAAEALHAVREAGGRTVVVTGKYGPNAKLHLDALGFEVDVLVGELWSTEKAAALTEHGVRVYVGDHLGDIRGALAAGAVPIGVTTGPCTKDELLAEGADVVFDSLTEFPGWFSSFGEPRGSGRSARGRAPAE, from the coding sequence ATGGGCATCACCGTGGGGTTCGACCTCGACATGACACTGATCGATCCGCGGCCGGGCATGGTCGCGGTGATGAACGCGCTCGGCGTGGAGTCCGGCCTGCCGCTGGACGGCGAATTCTTCGCGGCCAACCTCGGCCCGCCCCTCGACGCCAGCCTGCGGGGCTTCGGGGCGCCGGAGGAGCGGATCCCGGAGCTGGTCACCCGGTTCCGCGCGATGTATCCGGACACGGTCGTGCCCGTGACGGTCGCGCTGCCCGGCGCGGCCGAGGCACTGCACGCGGTCCGCGAGGCGGGCGGGCGCACCGTCGTCGTCACGGGCAAGTACGGGCCCAACGCGAAACTCCACCTGGACGCGCTCGGTTTCGAGGTCGACGTCCTGGTCGGGGAGCTGTGGTCGACGGAGAAGGCCGCCGCGCTCACCGAGCACGGCGTCCGTGTCTACGTCGGCGACCACCTCGGCGACATCCGCGGCGCGCTGGCGGCGGGCGCGGTCCCCATCGGGGTCACGACCGGCCCGTGCACCAAGGACGAGCTGCTCGCGGAAGGGGCCGACGTGGTGTTCGACTCGCTGACCGAGTTCCCCGGCTGGTTCAGCTCTTTCGGCGAGCCTCGCGGATCAGGGCGATCAGCCCGAGGGCGAGCCCCAGCGGAGTGA
- a CDS encoding DUF3027 domain-containing protein, whose protein sequence is MTLLLTLDDGSIQRKLAEAVDLARAAVLEDAGAEQVGAHVGVDREDAVSASHLFEATVSGYRGWRWSVTVALAGEEEPITVSEVVLIPGPEARVAPAWVPWDRRVQAGDLGVGDIFPVEKDDPRLVPAYLESDDPAVEAAAMEAGLGRVHVLSRHGRLDAAARWHSGEFGPRSDMARSAPDVCGSCGFFVPLAGSLSAAFGACTNDISPADGHVVDVEYGCGAHSEIEVEVTSSVPVAELVYDDSLIDFEPEPETSAEPEPEPAEATVVDESEAPVAETPETAEVQPEVEPEAAVQETGDEAQVEAESASEH, encoded by the coding sequence ATGACCCTGCTGTTGACCCTGGACGACGGCTCCATCCAGCGCAAACTCGCCGAGGCGGTCGATCTCGCCCGTGCGGCGGTGCTGGAGGACGCCGGTGCCGAACAGGTCGGCGCGCACGTCGGCGTGGACCGGGAGGACGCGGTTTCCGCGAGCCACCTGTTCGAGGCGACCGTGTCGGGTTATCGGGGCTGGCGCTGGTCGGTCACGGTCGCGCTCGCCGGCGAGGAAGAGCCGATCACGGTCAGCGAGGTCGTGCTGATCCCCGGTCCGGAAGCGCGTGTCGCCCCGGCGTGGGTGCCGTGGGATCGCCGCGTCCAGGCGGGCGACCTCGGTGTCGGCGACATCTTCCCGGTGGAGAAGGACGACCCGCGGCTCGTCCCGGCGTACCTGGAGTCCGACGACCCCGCGGTCGAAGCGGCCGCCATGGAGGCCGGTCTCGGGCGGGTCCACGTGCTGTCCCGGCACGGCAGGCTCGACGCCGCCGCCCGCTGGCACAGCGGCGAGTTCGGCCCGCGGTCGGACATGGCGCGCAGCGCGCCGGACGTCTGCGGGAGCTGCGGGTTCTTCGTGCCGCTCGCCGGGTCGCTCAGCGCGGCCTTCGGCGCGTGCACCAACGACATCTCCCCGGCGGACGGGCACGTCGTCGACGTCGAGTACGGCTGCGGCGCGCATTCCGAGATCGAGGTCGAGGTGACCTCGTCCGTGCCGGTGGCGGAACTGGTCTACGACGACTCGCTGATCGACTTCGAGCCCGAGCCGGAGACCTCCGCCGAGCCGGAGCCCGAGCCCGCCGAGGCCACGGTCGTCGACGAGTCCGAGGCCCCGGTGGCCGAGACGCCGGAGACCGCCGAGGTCCAGCCGGAGGTCGAGCCGGAGGCCGCCGTGCAGGAGACCGGCGACGAAGCACAGGTCGAGGCCGAAAGCGCCAGTGAGCACTGA
- a CDS encoding TetR/AcrR family transcriptional regulator, giving the protein MGEITSFSDRTKASLREALLDAATELLTERGYAALRMADVAARAGVSRQTVYNEFGTKAALTEAVVLRTTSEFLEGIRLRVQDAPDLRAGIREAVVYTIEHARENRLVATTLGTEAGEDLLPLLTTKGEPILTAATEVAARQYREFEPSLSPESATLLAETVVRLSLSHLVMPTHPADEAAASVVAVLAPAIRALTTDSSTME; this is encoded by the coding sequence GTGGGCGAGATCACGAGCTTCTCCGATCGGACCAAGGCCTCTCTGCGGGAGGCGCTGCTCGACGCGGCCACCGAGCTGCTCACCGAACGCGGCTATGCGGCCTTGCGGATGGCGGACGTCGCCGCTCGCGCCGGGGTGAGCAGGCAGACCGTCTACAACGAGTTCGGCACCAAGGCCGCGCTCACCGAGGCCGTGGTCCTCCGGACGACGTCGGAGTTCCTGGAAGGCATCCGGCTGAGAGTGCAGGACGCGCCGGACCTGCGCGCCGGGATCCGCGAAGCGGTCGTCTACACGATCGAGCACGCCCGGGAGAACCGGCTCGTCGCCACCACGCTGGGCACCGAAGCGGGCGAGGACCTCCTCCCCCTGCTCACCACCAAGGGCGAGCCCATCCTGACCGCGGCCACCGAGGTCGCGGCCAGGCAGTACCGGGAGTTCGAGCCGTCGCTCTCCCCGGAATCCGCCACGCTGCTGGCGGAGACCGTCGTGCGGCTTTCCCTGTCCCATCTCGTCATGCCGACGCATCCGGCCGACGAGGCGGCGGCCTCCGTCGTCGCCGTGCTGGCGCCCGCGATCCGGGCGCTGACCACCGATTCGTCCACAATGGAGTGA
- a CDS encoding R2-like ligand-binding oxidase gives MTDTLSELRTGFSSLRKGGLNWDSFPLRLFVKGNKKFWNPADIDFSREREGWDSLNPEQQRSTTYLVAQFIAGEEAVTEDIQPFMRAMSATGRFGDEMYLTQFCFEEAKHTEVFRRWMDAVGLTEDLHPYVAENPHYRKLFYEELPQSLRALEDDPSPLNQIRASVTYNHVIEGSLALTGYYSWQLICTQHDILPGMQELVRRIGDDERRHMAWGTFTCRRHVAADDSLWDAVQQRMGELLPHALGMIQWVQDQFEEIPFDNDPEEIIQYAADRAQRRLGAIESARGMPVEQIDLDYSPENLEETFGEEDAKAIAAAATTTAA, from the coding sequence ATGACCGATACGCTCTCCGAACTGCGGACCGGTTTTTCCTCACTGCGCAAGGGCGGGCTGAACTGGGATTCGTTCCCGCTGCGGCTGTTCGTCAAGGGCAACAAGAAGTTCTGGAACCCCGCCGACATCGACTTCTCCCGTGAGCGCGAGGGCTGGGACTCCCTCAACCCGGAACAGCAGCGGTCGACGACCTATCTGGTGGCGCAGTTCATCGCGGGCGAAGAGGCGGTCACCGAAGACATCCAGCCGTTCATGCGGGCGATGTCCGCGACGGGCCGCTTCGGCGACGAGATGTACCTGACGCAGTTCTGTTTCGAAGAGGCCAAGCACACCGAGGTGTTCCGCCGCTGGATGGACGCCGTCGGGCTGACCGAGGATCTGCATCCGTACGTCGCGGAGAATCCGCACTACCGCAAGCTTTTCTACGAGGAGCTGCCACAGTCCTTGCGCGCGCTGGAGGACGATCCCAGCCCGCTCAACCAGATCCGTGCGAGCGTCACCTACAACCACGTCATCGAAGGCAGTCTCGCGCTGACCGGGTACTACTCGTGGCAGCTGATCTGCACGCAGCACGACATCCTGCCGGGAATGCAGGAACTGGTGCGCCGCATCGGCGACGACGAACGCCGCCACATGGCCTGGGGCACCTTCACCTGCCGTCGTCACGTCGCCGCGGACGACTCGCTGTGGGACGCGGTGCAACAGCGGATGGGCGAACTGCTTCCCCACGCGCTGGGCATGATCCAGTGGGTGCAGGACCAGTTCGAGGAGATCCCGTTCGACAACGATCCCGAGGAGATCATCCAGTACGCGGCCGACCGGGCGCAGCGGCGTCTCGGCGCGATCGAGTCCGCGCGCGGGATGCCGGTGGAGCAGATCGACCTCGACTATTCGCCGGAGAACCTCGAAGAGACTTTCGGCGAAGAAGACGCGAAGGCGATCGCCGCGGCCGCCACCACCACCGCGGCCTGA
- a CDS encoding glutaminyl-peptide cyclotransferase → MRTLMTLSLLLAAVLGGCAAAPVSDAAPPAPEKLEVRVVSTLPHDPAAFTQGLEFSGETLYEGTGLVGKSSMRAGPAGAAPSARQDLPGLFGEGITVLGPTAWQITWKDGVAIERDAKTLAELRRVTYTGEGWGLCHRDGQLVMSDGSSKLTFRDPVTFAPTGGVEVGRDQLNELECVGGSVYANVWQTDRILRIDAATGRITGEIDASGLLTPGERSSADVLNGIAAVPGTDEFVLTGKLWPRMFRVKFVPAT, encoded by the coding sequence GTGCGCACGCTGATGACCCTGTCGCTCCTGCTGGCCGCCGTCCTCGGTGGCTGCGCCGCCGCGCCGGTGAGCGACGCCGCCCCGCCCGCGCCCGAGAAGCTCGAGGTGCGGGTGGTCTCGACGCTGCCCCACGACCCGGCCGCCTTCACCCAGGGCCTCGAGTTCTCCGGCGAGACCCTGTACGAGGGAACCGGTCTGGTCGGCAAGTCGTCGATGCGGGCCGGGCCCGCGGGCGCGGCGCCGTCGGCCCGGCAGGACCTGCCCGGCCTGTTCGGCGAGGGCATCACCGTGCTGGGGCCGACGGCCTGGCAGATCACTTGGAAGGACGGCGTCGCGATCGAACGCGACGCCAAGACGCTGGCCGAGCTGAGGCGCGTGACGTACACCGGCGAAGGCTGGGGGCTGTGTCACCGAGACGGGCAGCTGGTGATGAGCGACGGCTCGTCGAAGCTGACCTTCCGCGACCCCGTGACCTTCGCGCCGACGGGCGGCGTCGAGGTGGGCCGTGACCAGCTGAACGAGCTGGAATGCGTCGGGGGATCCGTGTACGCGAACGTCTGGCAGACCGACCGGATCCTGCGCATCGACGCCGCGACCGGGCGGATCACCGGCGAGATCGACGCGTCCGGGCTGCTCACTCCCGGGGAACGGAGCTCCGCCGACGTCCTCAACGGCATCGCGGCGGTGCCGGGGACCGACGAGTTCGTGCTCACCGGCAAGCTCTGGCCGAGGATGTTCCGCGTGAAATTCGTCCCGGCCACCTAG
- a CDS encoding YccF domain-containing protein has translation MRLILNVIWLVLCGLWMALGYVVAGVICCILIVTIPFGLASFRIAAYALWPFGRTVVDRRDAGAASTIGNVIWFLFAGLWLAIGHVLTGVALCVTIIGIPLGVANFKMIPVSLMPLGKEIVELP, from the coding sequence ATGCGCCTGATCCTGAACGTCATCTGGCTCGTGCTGTGCGGCCTGTGGATGGCGCTCGGCTACGTCGTCGCCGGCGTCATCTGCTGCATCCTGATCGTCACCATCCCGTTCGGGCTGGCGTCGTTCCGGATCGCGGCCTACGCGCTCTGGCCGTTCGGCCGCACCGTGGTGGACCGGCGCGACGCCGGGGCGGCGTCGACGATCGGCAACGTCATCTGGTTCCTCTTCGCCGGGCTGTGGCTCGCGATCGGGCATGTGCTGACCGGGGTCGCGCTGTGCGTCACGATCATCGGGATCCCGCTCGGCGTGGCGAACTTCAAGATGATCCCGGTCTCGCTGATGCCGCTCGGCAAGGAGATCGTGGAGTTGCCGTGA
- a CDS encoding cold-shock protein: MPTGKVKWYDAEKGFGFVTQDGGADVYIRKAALPQGVEGLKAGQRLEFGVADGRRGPQALSVRLLDPPPSVAEARRRPAEELHGLIEDMIKLLELKVQPDLRRNRYPDRKNTKQIAEIMRAVARDLDP; the protein is encoded by the coding sequence GTGCCGACCGGCAAGGTCAAGTGGTACGACGCGGAGAAGGGTTTCGGTTTCGTCACCCAGGATGGGGGCGCCGACGTCTACATCCGTAAAGCCGCGCTGCCGCAGGGCGTCGAAGGACTCAAGGCCGGGCAGCGCCTCGAGTTCGGTGTCGCCGACGGCCGCCGCGGCCCGCAAGCGCTCTCCGTCCGGCTGCTGGACCCGCCGCCGTCGGTCGCCGAGGCGCGCCGCCGTCCCGCCGAAGAGCTGCACGGGCTCATCGAGGACATGATCAAGCTGCTCGAGCTCAAGGTGCAGCCGGACCTGCGGCGCAATCGCTACCCGGACCGCAAGAACACGAAGCAGATCGCCGAGATCATGCGTGCCGTCGCCCGGGACCTCGATCCCTGA
- a CDS encoding PhzF family phenazine biosynthesis protein, with amino-acid sequence MRLYIVDAFTSDAFAGNSAGVVLLDSPGDAGWMQSVAAELKHAETAFVEVGGEGPKSLRWFTPETEVDLCGHATLATTHVLGGEQTFTTKSGELRCRAEDGWVSMDFPSDPPRESDDDLSSILPGVSFEYVGRSKHNLFAVVDDASVVRSLAPDLAALRAHWNGRLMVTAPGDVAGIDFVTRFFAPGVGIDEDPVTGSAHCVLAPYWAARLGRVELVGEQASARGGIVRMNLEGDRVLLSGQAVTVASGELHV; translated from the coding sequence ATGCGCCTCTACATCGTCGACGCCTTCACCTCCGACGCCTTCGCCGGTAACTCCGCCGGCGTGGTGCTGCTGGACTCGCCGGGCGACGCGGGCTGGATGCAGTCCGTCGCCGCCGAGTTGAAGCACGCCGAGACGGCCTTCGTCGAGGTCGGTGGCGAAGGCCCGAAGTCACTTCGCTGGTTCACGCCGGAGACCGAAGTCGACCTGTGCGGGCACGCGACGCTGGCGACCACGCACGTCCTCGGTGGCGAACAGACCTTCACGACGAAAAGCGGCGAGTTGCGCTGCCGCGCCGAAGACGGCTGGGTGTCGATGGACTTCCCGTCGGATCCGCCCCGCGAATCGGACGACGATCTGTCGTCGATCCTGCCGGGCGTCTCCTTCGAGTACGTCGGGCGCAGTAAGCACAACCTGTTCGCGGTCGTGGACGACGCGTCCGTGGTGCGCTCGCTCGCCCCGGACCTCGCCGCGCTGCGCGCGCACTGGAACGGACGGCTGATGGTCACCGCACCGGGTGACGTGGCCGGGATCGACTTCGTCACCCGGTTCTTCGCGCCGGGCGTCGGTATCGACGAGGACCCGGTCACCGGCTCGGCGCACTGTGTCCTCGCGCCGTACTGGGCCGCTCGCCTCGGCCGGGTCGAGCTCGTCGGCGAACAGGCTTCGGCTCGCGGTGGCATCGTGCGGATGAACCTCGAAGGCGATCGCGTCCTGCTTTCCGGGCAGGCGGTCACCGTGGCCAGCGGGGAGTTGCACGTCTGA
- a CDS encoding MFS transporter, whose amino-acid sequence MGIFGSNSGPDGTPSGRPGKERGRKSKRKWTPEPGAAQARNWSAPPPTRVDQQPVPPAARPQHQPHYQPHPAGPTADEARTSAIPMGHHQPPPPPPPRTPPRGARPYPDPSQRQTEPVRRRPGGFYDEHPPGSGEYEHYDTGGYAGEPRVAQEQPHEHPTTAVPPRAGSLPKMPKKITVTRVAAMRSRQLTGQAVGAFQRATKADGADKSGLTSLTYAVMLNYASDAAMAIALANTLFFAATSGESKGKVALYLLITIAPFALVAPVIGPALDKIQRGRRLAMCVSSAGQALMAIVMALHFDDWLLYPAALGMMVLSKSFTVLKAAMTPRVLPPEITLSKTNARLTVFGLVAAGAFGALASGVNAIWGSQGALWFTMLICVAAAVQSMRIPSWVEKTEGEVPASLSAHPERRVKKQRQPMGRQIVVSLWGNGTVRVLTGFLMMFSAFAVKAQAEGSGQSPFEQLLLLGIIGAAAGVGGFLGNALGSRLHFGKPDQVILACVGACLGIAIIATVAAGLATAAIVALVGATASALAKISLDAVIQEDLPEESRASAFGRSETVLQMSWCFGGAVGLLLPPTYWIGFLVLSILLAFGFTQTFMVRRGTSLIPGLGGDRPLRPEPTSESPIPSQPGDSRWRPGS is encoded by the coding sequence GTGGGAATCTTCGGCTCGAACTCTGGACCCGACGGCACGCCTTCCGGCAGGCCGGGCAAGGAGCGTGGCCGCAAGAGCAAGCGGAAGTGGACGCCGGAGCCGGGAGCCGCCCAGGCGCGCAACTGGTCCGCGCCGCCGCCGACCCGCGTCGACCAGCAGCCGGTGCCGCCCGCGGCCCGTCCGCAGCACCAACCCCACTACCAGCCGCATCCGGCCGGGCCGACCGCCGACGAGGCGCGCACCAGCGCGATCCCGATGGGGCACCACCAGCCACCCCCGCCGCCTCCGCCTCGGACCCCGCCCCGTGGCGCGAGACCGTATCCGGATCCTTCGCAGCGGCAGACCGAACCCGTCCGGCGTCGTCCGGGCGGGTTCTACGACGAGCACCCGCCCGGCAGCGGTGAGTACGAGCACTACGACACCGGCGGTTACGCGGGTGAGCCGCGGGTCGCCCAAGAGCAGCCGCACGAGCATCCGACGACCGCGGTCCCGCCACGCGCGGGTTCCCTGCCGAAGATGCCGAAGAAGATCACGGTCACCCGGGTCGCGGCGATGCGCAGCCGTCAGCTCACCGGGCAGGCCGTCGGCGCCTTCCAGCGCGCGACGAAGGCGGACGGCGCCGACAAATCGGGCCTGACGTCGCTGACGTACGCGGTGATGCTGAACTACGCCAGCGACGCCGCCATGGCGATCGCGCTGGCCAACACCTTGTTCTTCGCCGCCACCAGCGGGGAGAGCAAGGGCAAGGTCGCGCTCTACCTGCTCATCACGATCGCCCCGTTCGCGCTGGTCGCCCCGGTGATCGGCCCGGCGCTGGACAAGATCCAGCGCGGCCGCAGGCTCGCGATGTGCGTGTCTTCGGCAGGCCAGGCGCTGATGGCGATCGTGATGGCGCTGCACTTCGACGACTGGCTCCTGTACCCGGCGGCGCTGGGCATGATGGTGCTCTCGAAGTCGTTCACCGTGCTCAAGGCCGCCATGACCCCACGGGTTCTGCCGCCCGAGATCACCCTTTCGAAGACGAACGCGCGGCTGACCGTGTTCGGCCTGGTCGCCGCCGGCGCGTTCGGCGCGCTGGCGAGCGGGGTCAACGCGATCTGGGGCTCGCAGGGCGCGCTGTGGTTCACCATGCTGATCTGTGTCGCCGCCGCGGTGCAGTCGATGCGCATCCCGTCCTGGGTCGAGAAGACCGAGGGCGAGGTGCCGGCGTCGTTGTCCGCGCATCCCGAGCGACGGGTCAAGAAGCAGCGGCAGCCGATGGGGCGGCAGATCGTCGTCTCGCTGTGGGGCAACGGCACCGTCCGCGTGCTGACCGGTTTCCTGATGATGTTCTCCGCGTTCGCGGTGAAGGCGCAGGCCGAAGGCAGCGGGCAGAGCCCGTTCGAGCAGCTGCTGCTTCTCGGCATCATCGGCGCCGCGGCCGGTGTGGGCGGTTTCCTCGGCAACGCGCTGGGTTCGCGGCTGCACTTCGGCAAACCGGATCAGGTGATCCTGGCCTGTGTCGGAGCCTGTCTCGGCATCGCGATCATCGCCACCGTGGCGGCGGGGCTGGCGACGGCGGCGATCGTGGCGCTCGTCGGCGCGACCGCGAGCGCGCTGGCGAAGATCAGCCTCGACGCCGTCATCCAGGAGGATCTGCCGGAAGAGTCGCGCGCGTCGGCGTTCGGGCGGTCGGAGACCGTACTGCAGATGTCCTGGTGTTTCGGCGGTGCCGTCGGCCTGCTTCTGCCGCCGACGTACTGGATCGGCTTCCTGGTGCTTTCGATCCTGCTGGCCTTCGGGTTCACGCAGACGTTCATGGTCCGGCGCGGCACTTCGCTGATCCCGGGCCTCGGCGGCGACCGGCCGCTGCGCCCGGAGCCGACCAGCGAATCGCCGATCCCCTCGCAGCCCGGTGACTCCCGGTGGCGGCCGGGCTCGTAA
- a CDS encoding DUF2771 family protein, translating to MALLAAGGFVVAGCAAPGPEEVTFFADGKTVNVAPLASCDIKSAQCTTRPDAAGKLRIRPGKPVQISVPSAIAETPWKVTVQYVNGKGEPQELKQDIITSLDRFAYTVTTPRPDDQILVVEVAQASVISQTGRPEDAEAVTTAIWSLQVEPPAA from the coding sequence TTGGCCCTACTCGCGGCGGGTGGTTTCGTGGTGGCCGGTTGTGCGGCCCCCGGTCCCGAAGAGGTGACCTTCTTCGCCGACGGGAAGACGGTGAACGTCGCTCCGCTGGCGTCCTGCGACATCAAGAGCGCGCAGTGCACCACCCGGCCCGACGCCGCGGGCAAATTGCGCATCCGGCCGGGGAAGCCGGTGCAGATCTCGGTACCGAGCGCGATCGCGGAGACGCCGTGGAAGGTCACGGTGCAGTACGTGAACGGCAAGGGCGAGCCGCAGGAACTCAAGCAGGACATCATCACGTCGCTGGACCGGTTCGCCTACACCGTGACGACGCCCCGGCCCGACGACCAGATTCTCGTCGTCGAGGTCGCGCAGGCTTCGGTGATCAGCCAGACCGGGCGTCCGGAGGACGCCGAGGCGGTCACCACGGCGATCTGGTCGCTGCAGGTCGAGCCGCCCGCCGCCTGA